The following coding sequences lie in one Apium graveolens cultivar Ventura chromosome 3, ASM990537v1, whole genome shotgun sequence genomic window:
- the LOC141714893 gene encoding uncharacterized protein LOC141714893, protein MPLRTEERWSHIPANGEQVFKEQIGRNMEAYVDDMIVKSLFRDHAEYLKECFETLRKNNMRINPNKCTFGVSSRKFLGYMVSARGIEANPEKIEAVINMEPPKCIRDIQKLTGRLAALRRFISRSAEKELPFFAVLKGSKNFEWGPECQKAFEENSGAVLVKNYEGNQHPVFYVSHVLKDAEIRYPNAEKFAYGLVMASRKLRYYFQGRTVQVTSQPLKKILTRPEASGRVVAWSIQLGEFDLEYVPRTAIKAQALADFMVECTFSGPKDLSPDEQLIRIPGKWKLFVDGSVAGKKCGAGLILYSPEGFEICQAIRFDFPLTNNEAKYEALLAGMKLARSLEAKHLRAFSDSMLVVKYFTGEYKQRDTRTKAYAAKVREASLSFETFELSQIGRENNSRADALSRLASAETRNLNGSIYLTEAKMPSIEKKECLEIHQGSNWMTPLRNFLEKGILPPDRKVALKIKYRASNYTIINGRMYRRSVSQPLLRYLNNEEHQQALEAVHEGICGEHLAGRSLALKILQQGFFWPTLRADAIDYAKRCVQCQLFATVPKQPPEEMTSVLSPIPFAVWAVDIVGILPTSTKQAK, encoded by the exons ATGCCCCTTCGGACTGAAGAACGCTGGAGCCACATTCCAGCGAATGGTGAACAAGTCTTTAAAGAGCAAATCGGGAGGAACATGGAAGCATACGTGGATGATATGATAGTAAAATCACTATTCCGAGATCATGCCGAATATTTAAAGGAATGCTTCGAAACTCTCCGAAAGAACAACATGAGGATCAATCCGAACAAATGTACCTTCGGAGTCTCTAGTCGAAAGTTTCTCGGGTACATGGTCAGCGCCCGGGGAATAGAGGCGAACCCGGAGAAGATCGAAGCAGTTATCAATATGGAACCTCCAAAATGCATCAGAGATATACAGAAATTGACAGGCCGGCTCGCCGCCCTTCGGCGTTTCATTTCCCGGTCAGCTGAAAAAGAACTTCCTTTCTTCGCCGTGCTCAAAGGGTCAAAGAATTTTGAGTGGGGGCCCGAATGCCAAAAGGCGTTCGAAGAA AACTCTGGGGCCGTCCTTGTGAAAAATTATGAAGGTAATCAACATCCTGTGTTCTACGTGTCCCATGTCCTCAAGGACGCAGAGATAAGGTACCCCAACGCCGAAAAATTTGCATATGGGTTGGTTATGGCCTCCCGAAAATTGCGATATTATTTCCAAGGCCGGACGGTCCAAGTCACCAGCCAACCTCTGAAGAAGATTTTGACTAGGCCCGAAGCCTCTGGGAGAGTCGTAGCATGGTCCATCCAACTCGGGGAATTTGATCTCGAATACGTTCCCCGAACGGCAATTAAGGCCCAGGCTTTGGCCGACTTCATGGTTGAATGCACATTCTCGGGTCCGAAGGATCTTTCGCCTGATGAACAACTAATCCGGATCCCAGGAAAGTGGAAGCTTTTTGTAGATGGGTCGGTAGCCGGAAAAAAGTGTGGGGCCGGCTTGATCCTCTACAGCCCCGAAGGATTTGAAATATGCCAAGCCATAAGGTTCGACTTCCCCTTGACAAATAATGAGGCCAAATATGAGGCCCTCCTCGCAGGGATGAAGCTGGCCCGAAGCCTTGAGGCGAAGCACCTAAGGGCCTTCAGTGACTCCATGTTGGTCGTGAAATACTTCACAGGGGAATATAAGCAAAGGGACACCCGAACCAAAGCCTATGCCGCCAAGGTACGCGAGGCTTCTTTATCatttgaaacctttgaactaagTCAGATTGGCAGAGAGAACAATTCTAGGGCAGATGCCCTTTCTAGGCTAGCTTCGGCCGAGACACGAAACTTAAATGGTTCTATTTACCTGACCGAAGCCAAGATGCCTTCGATCGAGAAGAAAGAATGTCTTGAAATTCACCAGGGAAGCAACTGGATGACCCCCCTCAGGAACTTTCTGGAAAAAGGCATTCTACCACCCGACCGAAAGGTTGCGCTGAAAATTAAATACAGAGCATCGAACTACACTATAATCAATGGGCGGATGTATCGCCGATCAGTCAGTCAACCCCTTCTGCGCTATTTGAACAACGAAGAACATCAACAGGCTTTGGAGGCAGTACACGAAGGAATTTGCGGCGAGCACCTGGCTGGTCGGTCGCTCGCCCTTAAAATTCTCCAACAGGGATTCTTCTGGCCCACTCTGAGGGCAGACGCCATCGACTATGCAAAAAGATGTGTACAATGCCAGCTGTTCGCCACTGTCCCGAAACAGCCTCCAGAAGAAATGACCTCTGTACTAAGCCCAATTCCATTCGCCGTATGGGCCGTGGATATAGTTGGCATACTTCCCACTAGCACGAAGCAAGCAAAATAA
- the LOC141713177 gene encoding LOW QUALITY PROTEIN: uncharacterized protein LOC141713177 (The sequence of the model RefSeq protein was modified relative to this genomic sequence to represent the inferred CDS: deleted 1 base in 1 codon), which produces MSQTLFKSFPKLAQFTIKTGAVFSRGSSNYHLPRRSISRSICCYSTSSEKGSNLEAVGRELLGLSDEQLLSQCDQTTFKSSGPGGQHRNKRETAVRLKHLSTGIVAQAAEDRSQHMNRASALTRLRTMLALKVRNTIDLDTYSPPQELLQILPAKSTIKGKDVGSQIGPNNPKFVLGMQALLDLICAVDGSVADAAKKLGLSTGALSRLILSDDSLRMVVNEFRASKGMKPLK; this is translated from the exons ATGTCTCAAACCCTTTTCAAATCATTCCCCAAACTTGCCCAATTCACAATCAAAACCGGTGCCGTTTTTTCACGTGGCTCCTCAAATTATCACCTCCCCAGAAGAAGCATATCAAGAAGTATATGTTGTTACAGCACAAGCAGTGAAAAGGGTTCGAATTTAGAGGCAGTTGGGAGAGAATTGTTGGGCCTTTCTGATGAGCAATTGCTGAGTCAGTGTGATCAGACCACTTTTAAGTCTTCTGGGCCTGGTGGGCAACATAGGAATAAGAGGGAGACTGCTGTCAGGCTTAAGCATCTTTCCACTGGCATTGTTGCTCAG GCTGCGGAAGATAGATCACAACATATGAACCGTGCATCTGCACTGACCCGGCTGCGAACTATGCTTGCTCTAAAAG TCAGGAATACAATAGATCTTGATACATATTCACCTCCACAAGAGCTTCTTCAAATTCTTCCTGCAAAATCTACCATCAAAGGAAAAGATGTCGGTTCACAAATTGGCCCCAACAATCCTAAGTTTGTTTTG GGGATGCAAGCGTTACTTGATTTAATTTGTGCAGTGGATGGTTCTGTAGCTGATGCCGCAAAGAAGCTGGG GCTAAGTACTGGGGCTCTATCACGATTGATATTATCAGATGATTCACTTCGAATGGTA GTGAATGAATTTAGAGCATCCAAG GGAATGAAGCCTCTTAAATAG